The genomic interval ATGAGAATGAGAATGGTAGCCTCTCGCACCGAGGACAATGCGGGCGAAACCGAGGCCGGTGAAAATGATGCGAAACCGGCGACGGCTGCCATGAATTCCAACGGGGACGATATCTTCTTCGAACGGTTCTGCACCGCCCTGAAAGCCCATGTCGGCGGCGACGTCTATGCCAGCTGGTTCGGCCGGCTGAAGCTGCATTCCTGCGACAAGAGCGTGGTCCGTTTCTCGGTGCCCACCGCCTTTCTGAAATCCTGGATCAACAATCACTATCTCGATCTGCTGACCGAGATTGCCCGCGTCGAGCGCCCGCAGGTGATGAAGATCGAGGTTCTGGTCCGTTCCGCAACCCGCGCGCCGCGTCCCGCACTTGCGAGCGAGCAGCCGAAACCGGTCCCGGCCAGCCCGGCTCCGGTCGTGCGGCCGCTGAACCGCGCGCCTGCCGGCCAGCCGCTGATGCCCGACCCGGAAACGCCGCAGGCGCGCGGCGCCAGCGCTTCGGGCCAGACCGTGTTCGGCTCGCCGCTCGACCCCTTCTTCACCTTTGACAGCTTTGTCGAGGGCGCGTCCAACCGGGTTGCCTTTGCCGCGGCCAAGACCATCGCCGAATCCGGCATGGCGGCGGTGCGCTTCAACCCGCTGTTCATTCACTCCTCGGTCGGCCTCGGCAAGACCCATCTTCTGCAGGCGATCGCCAACGCCGCGCTTGCCGCGCCGGACAAGCAGCGCGTGGTCTATCTGACCGCCGAATATTTCATGTGGAAGTTCGCCACCGCGATCCGCGACAATGACGCTCTGACGCTGAAGGATTCGCTCCGCAATATCGATCTTCTGGTGATCGACGACATGCAGTTCCTGCAGGGCAAGATGATCCAGCACGAGTTCTGCCACCTGATCAACACGCTGCTCGACAGCGCCAAACAGGTGGTGGTCGCCGCCGACCGCGCGCCATGGGAGCTGGAATCGCTCGACCCGCGTGTGCGCTCGCGCCTCACCGGCGGCGTCTCGCTGGAAATGAACGGCCCCGACTACGCGATGCGGCTTGAAATGCTGAAGCGCCGGCTTGAACTGGCGCAGCAGGAAGACCCGTCGATCGATATCGCCCCCGACGTGCTCGAACATGTCGCCAGCAAGGTGACGGCGAGCGGGCGCGAGCTTGAAGGCGCGTTCAATCAGCTCCTGTTCCGCCGCTCCTTCGAGCCCGACCTTTCGATCGAGCGCGT from Martelella mediterranea DSM 17316 carries:
- the dnaA gene encoding chromosomal replication initiator protein DnaA: MNSNGDDIFFERFCTALKAHVGGDVYASWFGRLKLHSCDKSVVRFSVPTAFLKSWINNHYLDLLTEIARVERPQVMKIEVLVRSATRAPRPALASEQPKPVPASPAPVVRPLNRAPAGQPLMPDPETPQARGASASGQTVFGSPLDPFFTFDSFVEGASNRVAFAAAKTIAESGMAAVRFNPLFIHSSVGLGKTHLLQAIANAALAAPDKQRVVYLTAEYFMWKFATAIRDNDALTLKDSLRNIDLLVIDDMQFLQGKMIQHEFCHLINTLLDSAKQVVVAADRAPWELESLDPRVRSRLTGGVSLEMNGPDYAMRLEMLKRRLELAQQEDPSIDIAPDVLEHVASKVTASGRELEGAFNQLLFRRSFEPDLSIERVDELLVHLVGTGEPKRVRIEDIQRVVARHYCVTRQELVSNRRTRVIVKPRQIAMFLAKTMTPRSFPEIGRRFGGRDHTTVLHAVRKIEDLLEKDNKLSQEVELLKRLINE